The proteins below are encoded in one region of Polynucleobacter sp. AP-Elch-400A-B2:
- a CDS encoding fumarylacetoacetate hydrolase family protein has protein sequence MSTTYVIDPPIVPSLPVVGDTRRFAVNRIYCVGRNYADHAREMGHDPDREPPFFFMKPANSIVTDGKDMQYPNLSNDVHHEIEMVVAIGKGGANISADKALEHVYGYGVGLDMTRRDLQGEAKKMGRPWDTGKAFDQSAPCAALTPATQFGHPAKGTVKLLVNGEVRQEGDLNQLIWNIPDTIAYLSTLFTLEPGDLIMSGTPAGVGPVKKGDVLEGSVEGLSPLKIKIV, from the coding sequence ATGAGCACTACATACGTTATCGATCCACCTATCGTTCCATCACTACCTGTAGTAGGCGATACCCGCCGTTTTGCTGTGAATCGCATCTATTGCGTTGGGCGTAATTATGCTGATCATGCTCGTGAGATGGGTCATGACCCTGATCGTGAGCCGCCATTCTTTTTTATGAAGCCGGCCAACTCGATTGTTACTGACGGTAAAGATATGCAATATCCAAACCTGTCAAATGATGTGCATCATGAGATTGAGATGGTCGTTGCGATTGGTAAGGGTGGCGCGAACATTTCTGCGGATAAAGCGTTAGAACATGTTTATGGTTACGGAGTTGGTTTGGATATGACTCGTCGTGACTTGCAAGGCGAAGCTAAAAAAATGGGTCGCCCTTGGGATACCGGCAAGGCATTTGATCAATCCGCGCCATGTGCGGCGCTGACACCTGCCACTCAGTTTGGCCATCCCGCTAAAGGGACAGTCAAACTCTTGGTCAACGGTGAAGTGCGCCAAGAAGGCGACTTAAACCAATTGATTTGGAATATTCCCGACACCATTGCATACCTCTCTACTTTATTTACGCTGGAGCCAGGCGATTTAATTATGTCTGGCACACCTGCAGGCGTAGGTCCTGTAAAGAAAGGTGATGTACTTGAGGGATCGGTTGAAGGTTTAAGCCCTCTAAAAATCAAGATCGTTTAA